The DNA region CTGTCTGCATGTGTGTAGATCTTTGCATGGATATGATTTGAGATCTATATGGGATGGCACTTGTAATACTGTAATTTACACTTGAAGCAATTACTATTGGGTCTTGGCtgagcacaaaaaaaaaaaaaactattgggTCTTGTGGGAAAATTTTGGAAATGGGTTTTATGGGTCAAGTTTCCATTCATAGAGCATGAAAATCAGTTAGTTGACTACTTGACTTAGTTTTATAATGGTTGGTTCTGTGTGTTTATTTATTTCCcttatgattgatgattgatttAAGAAGAAAGGAACATCTTGTTTGATAGCCATTTAGTTGGGAGCAAACCTTGTTTTTGTCGTGTTATATATGAATTATCATGGCTACCTTCCTCATAAGTTATTTTTAGATGTTGCTTAATTCTATTATTTAGTGTGTATAAGTCATTCCCATCTTACCAATTGCTGCCTTGGAAGGGCCTAATCTGCCTGTATATTATGTGGCagatgggactcaatcagagtCTGATATTTACTGCCATATTCTAGTGCATACAGAgctcatttaattttcttttccatttattttttaatttactttgagTTTTGCAGCTTTGTTagttgaaaatggaaaattCCTCCTTTCTGCTAAGAGGACAAGGAGAACAACTTACACAGAGTACGTTATTTCCATGGATGCTGACAACATCTCTAGATCCAGTAACACTTACATTGGAAAGCTGAGGTGAGTTTACTGCCTGCAAGTGTTAACATCCTCTGATTACTTTATCTTTGACTTTATTGATGAAACtcctttttgtttcttcttaaaaaacttaaaatatcatttaaaatttagagtAGGTGAGTGCATTCTAACTCCCTGAAGTATAACGGCAGAATTCACTGTCAATTTCAGTTGGTGAGAGATGTAAGCATGTTGACCTTGATATATTTTTGACATACAAAATTCGATGAAAAGAATTGTAACCATTATTAGCGAAAAGAAGATCGTACTTTTTTAAATATCTATTCAAAGCAATAGTTTAGATTCTTATTCCATCATTAATTTTCCACTTATGCCTTGTAGATTTATCCTATTTTGCTTTTCAAGGCTTCAAGCCTATTTAcatggtattttatttttatgttctgTTTTATATATCCTTATCTTCTCACTTATGAGATTTTCTTTGACATCCATTCACCAGATCAAATTTTCTTGGTACAAGATTCATTATATGCGATACACAGCCTCCATACTCTTCTGCCCATATATGCCCTCCTATGACTGGGAAGACGAGCCGTAGATTTTATTCCAAAAAGGTCTCGCCTAAGGTCCCATCTGGGAGTTACAACATAGCTCAGGTAACATATGAATTAAATGTGCTTGGAACTCGAGGCCCAAGAAAGATGCACTGCGTTATGCATTCAATACCAGCTTCAGCACTTGATGCAGGCGGCACTGTTCCTGGCCAGCCAGAGCTTCTTCCTCGTCCCTTGGAGGACTCGTTTCGGAGCATCTCGTTTTCAAAGTCTCTAGATCGTTCGATTGAGTTCAGCAGTTCACGATTTTCTGAGATTGGGGAATCTATCATCGAGGATGATGATGGCAAGATGAGACCCTTGGTTCTGAAAAACAAGCCTCCAAGATGGCACGAACAGTTACAATGTTGGTGCCTTAATTTCCGTGGACGAGTAACAGTTGCGTCTGTTAAAAACTTTCAGTTGATTGCTGCCACCCAACCACCCGCTGGTGCACCTACACCATCTCAACCAGCTCCACCGGAGCATGATAAAATCATTCTTCAATTTGGCAAAGTTGGTAAAGACATGTTCACCATGGATTATCGGTACCCTTTATCTGCATTCCAAGCTTTTGCAATATGCTTGAGCAGCTTTGACACCAAATTGGCTTGTGAATAAAGATAAATCATGAAGCTAAAGGGTTTTAAGTGAGCTAATGAAACAGTTATGATGATGGTATCTTTCCCGttgtttatctttctttttctattttcattaccAGTATCATGGGAATAGGCAATTGTTGTTACTCAGCTTCTGTATGATTAAATTGTAACCGTAGTTCATCTCTGATGTAATAGGATTTTGGAGCATTTTTAACATACAATGTTGCTATGTTTCTTTCTCAGTTGATTCCACCAACAAACCATCatttaacatatattttagGCTATGCTGCCGTCTACATTGTCTGGTGCATGTTTGGTAATTGAGAGGTACATATAATCTGTCACATGATGCTGTATGTGCTTGTACCTAGTATGGTGGGCACTGAATAGATTGATCATAAGAGTTGTTTGAGAATCAGGAAAATAATGGTGCTTAAGAATTATGAACTGAAGCTGGGCATGGCTTGTCTGGGTGTTGGACCCATGCCAATAGTGATATTTCACTTGTTTTTGGAAGATACTGATCATGTTTAAGATGGTGGACCAAATTATTGTACACCTGCGAATGTGATGACCAACTCAGCAGGTTTGATGACTGTATAACATGACTAGAACGacttttcttgaattaattaacaAGTTAGCCAACTGATTTATTAAAATCTAGTTGAGTTGGGGGAATatcatttatcttttgtttttaatagaaaatataaaaaaagttactatctttttatttcttattcttGTTTCTAAATATTTGCATTAAAAGTATCATaactcataaaaatataatttttactggttttatgttattttaaagcactaaataaataaaacactcGAGTaacattttttggtttttgtcgttttaaatttttttggaacctaataaaatgttttttttttaatttctaacggCCTTAAtacaaattgtaaattttaacaTACGTTTCTTTTGTACTAgaagattttcattttattcctcTTATAttgaagtatttttattttaattcttgttaTTGAAGAAACAATATCGCTTGATAGCAATTTGTTAGTCATATTATCACTTAATAGTcaagaactaaaatgaaaagtattttttttaataaggatTTAAAAGGaaactttttttaacataaaaataaaagcatcactaaatagtataaaaattaaagttatttaagccaaacataaaaattaagaactaTTTTTTACCTAAATAATGGATTCGAAATACGAATCAGATAGTTATGCTATGTAACATTGCTCGTAGTAATATTAGTAATGACCAAACAAAAATTGCTCTTAGCGTTTACCAAagttttaatagaaaaaataaatacaaaagtaaTGGTTATGTggtgaaaaaatatattctaatggTTTGATTAATTCTTAATAACTTCTCATTTTGTTCTCGTCCTATAACCTTAATAAGGTTTGACTATTGAATTATAGCATATTAGGAAAATATGATTGAAGATGATGATACACATATTGCGTGGA from Glycine soja cultivar W05 chromosome 8, ASM419377v2, whole genome shotgun sequence includes:
- the LOC114422221 gene encoding tubby-like F-box protein 8 — protein: MSFRSIVRDVRDSFGSLSRRSFDVRLTGHHRGKSQGSVQDLHDQPLVIQNSRWASLPPELLFDIIRRLEESENTWPARKHVVACAAVCQSWRNMCKDIVKSPEFCGKLTFPVSLKQPGPRDGIIQCFIKRDKSNLTYHLFLCLSPALLVENGKFLLSAKRTRRTTYTEYVISMDADNISRSSNTYIGKLRSNFLGTRFIICDTQPPYSSAHICPPMTGKTSRRFYSKKVSPKVPSGSYNIAQVTYELNVLGTRGPRKMHCVMHSIPASALDAGGTVPGQPELLPRPLEDSFRSISFSKSLDRSIEFSSSRFSEIGESIIEDDDGKMRPLVLKNKPPRWHEQLQCWCLNFRGRVTVASVKNFQLIAATQPPAGAPTPSQPAPPEHDKIILQFGKVGKDMFTMDYRYPLSAFQAFAICLSSFDTKLACE